In one window of Streptomyces sp. NBC_01224 DNA:
- a CDS encoding DUF4365 domain-containing protein: protein MAEDSTEEKMGEHDLAEGQVPITALQEHFSVSYTRMISYAVGCSIKTHETDYEGVDITVVSSTEYHGYYGPQFELQLKCTYQESLLKDDSMTWKMKAKPFRKLTRTKRFIPAYLGVLLIPREPEPWLHTNEYGLYTRSRMFWESADNLRHDGPIGEHHTVHLPRQNLFTGEQLLGIMKSIGEAERGLR from the coding sequence GTGGCCGAAGACAGCACTGAGGAAAAGATGGGCGAGCATGACTTGGCAGAGGGCCAGGTTCCCATCACCGCACTACAGGAACACTTCAGCGTGTCGTACACGCGAATGATCTCTTACGCGGTGGGATGCTCCATAAAAACTCACGAGACCGATTACGAGGGCGTTGATATCACGGTCGTTTCTTCAACAGAATATCACGGCTACTATGGACCGCAATTCGAGCTTCAGCTGAAGTGCACCTACCAAGAGAGCCTACTTAAAGATGACAGCATGACGTGGAAGATGAAGGCAAAGCCGTTCCGGAAGCTAACTCGCACGAAGCGATTCATTCCTGCCTACCTTGGCGTGCTTCTCATCCCGCGCGAGCCAGAGCCATGGCTGCACACGAATGAATACGGCCTGTACACACGAAGCCGTATGTTTTGGGAGTCCGCGGATAACCTGAGACACGACGGCCCGATCGGTGAGCACCACACGGTTCATCTACCTCGTCAGAACCTCTTCACGGGGGAGCAACTTCTAGGCATCATGAAGTCGATCGGCGAAGCAGAGAGGGGCCTGAGGTGA
- a CDS encoding Druantia anti-phage system protein DruA, with translation MKEEAKPVTLSLPADASRQETQAFARLCTLLASAPLESMGVNSHDHWIQAAKIKNLYEQPLLAAAAYTAIDLVDQGWTIQAAKPGPVFTPPLASGDRETEKARVQRQEHLRRDEQLRQSSVRRFVERMERTHQHGDRLISIFDLMRDGRELADALQSAGVTTEVISPYVQIVDSSTCELTGFKLHDIWRYFRHTWSNAYATVPGRSMPILIRDAATECHAVIGLAAISSPVVQIAERDHWMGWETDQFLEQVRAAPTADIARWLARRIKTQQEEIYVDDLLRDGVLQPTDLAAPTSEVIGQLRADAERHRQRHHQASTIREVRNIERDAWVDRATTDLFRSKRAAALAETLEVVTLLGAYLSPPTAEGLAKAFSDSKARAQMRRVVRRTRGERVGTVIADLTVCGAVAPYNALVAGKLVGALAVSPTVLAAYRSKYARPSEIASAMAGRPILREPRLSFIGTTSLYGTGSSQYNRLFWPAEVMGGMRENRMGFHELGRSRSFGTSHFSSETVEALVRLSALRGSLVRVNNLFGEGVSPRLRKVRLGIAALGWPANDLLRHGRERILYGVPLVENLRDYSLGIDEKPEYLLNPELPEADARVADWWFERWCRRRVARQDVLESMRTHSLVRPVRHGARVPLPAGNETLPNDQEMLPIFT, from the coding sequence ATGAAAGAAGAGGCCAAGCCCGTCACCCTCAGCCTCCCCGCCGACGCCTCCCGCCAGGAGACGCAGGCGTTCGCTCGCCTCTGCACCCTGCTGGCGAGCGCTCCGCTTGAATCCATGGGGGTGAACAGCCACGATCACTGGATCCAGGCAGCCAAGATCAAGAACCTGTATGAGCAGCCGCTGCTCGCGGCAGCTGCTTACACGGCCATCGATCTGGTAGATCAAGGCTGGACAATTCAGGCCGCTAAGCCCGGGCCCGTGTTCACACCCCCGCTGGCGAGCGGCGACCGGGAGACAGAGAAAGCCCGTGTCCAACGGCAGGAGCATCTGCGTCGAGATGAGCAGCTTAGGCAGAGCAGCGTTCGGCGCTTCGTCGAGAGGATGGAGCGCACGCACCAGCACGGCGACCGGCTGATCTCCATCTTCGACCTGATGCGCGACGGCCGGGAGCTGGCGGACGCACTACAGAGTGCCGGCGTGACCACGGAGGTCATCAGCCCGTACGTTCAGATCGTCGACTCCTCGACCTGCGAGCTGACAGGCTTCAAGCTGCACGACATCTGGCGATACTTCCGTCACACTTGGTCCAACGCTTATGCAACCGTGCCTGGCCGTTCAATGCCAATCCTGATCCGGGACGCAGCCACTGAGTGCCACGCTGTCATTGGACTGGCGGCCATCTCCAGTCCGGTTGTCCAGATTGCCGAGCGCGACCACTGGATGGGCTGGGAAACTGACCAATTTCTCGAGCAGGTGCGGGCGGCACCGACTGCCGATATCGCTCGCTGGCTTGCCCGACGAATCAAGACTCAGCAGGAAGAGATCTACGTTGACGATCTCCTCCGTGACGGGGTCCTTCAGCCGACCGACCTAGCGGCGCCCACCTCGGAAGTGATCGGCCAACTGCGGGCTGACGCAGAACGGCATCGTCAGCGGCACCACCAGGCCAGCACTATTCGCGAGGTCCGCAACATAGAGCGTGATGCGTGGGTGGATAGGGCCACAACGGACCTATTTCGCAGTAAGCGAGCAGCAGCGCTCGCCGAGACCTTGGAGGTCGTCACCCTCCTTGGGGCGTACCTCTCTCCCCCCACAGCCGAAGGACTTGCCAAAGCCTTCTCGGACTCGAAGGCGCGGGCACAGATGCGCCGCGTGGTCCGCCGTACACGAGGAGAGCGGGTCGGCACCGTGATCGCCGACCTCACCGTCTGTGGAGCCGTAGCACCCTATAACGCGCTGGTGGCGGGCAAGCTAGTAGGGGCCCTAGCCGTCTCACCGACAGTGCTGGCTGCTTACCGCAGCAAGTACGCACGCCCCAGTGAAATCGCCTCTGCGATGGCTGGCCGTCCGATCCTGCGCGAGCCGCGCCTCTCCTTCATCGGAACCACCTCGCTCTACGGTACTGGTTCGAGCCAGTACAACCGGTTGTTTTGGCCCGCCGAGGTTATGGGAGGAATGAGGGAAAACCGGATGGGATTCCATGAACTCGGGCGGTCGCGCTCCTTTGGAACCTCCCATTTCTCCAGTGAGACCGTCGAAGCACTTGTCCGGCTCTCAGCCCTGCGCGGATCACTCGTACGAGTCAACAATCTGTTCGGTGAAGGCGTCAGCCCCCGTCTGCGTAAGGTGAGGCTAGGAATCGCCGCACTTGGGTGGCCCGCCAACGACCTCCTCAGGCACGGACGTGAACGCATCCTCTACGGCGTTCCGTTGGTCGAAAACCTGCGGGACTACTCACTCGGCATCGACGAGAAACCGGAGTACCTACTTAATCCCGAACTGCCTGAGGCAGACGCCAGGGTTGCCGACTGGTGGTTCGAACGCTGGTGCCGGCGGAGGGTGGCACGCCAGGACGTCCTTGAGTCCATGCGCACCCACAGCCTGGTCCGGCCAGTCCGGCATGGTGCCCGGGTACCGTTGCCCGCCGGAAACGAGACGCTTCCGAACGACCAAGAGATGTTGCCCATCTTCACGTAG